The proteins below are encoded in one region of Leptospira montravelensis:
- a CDS encoding leucine-rich repeat domain-containing protein yields the protein MKSFVHVTLTILFLMSFTHCTNKDVVNAEEWFENHKEDRVLNLSNKEVGILPASIGSLTKVEELTLQYDSLKTLPKEIGNLKQLKILNLFGNPLQTLPDEIGNLENLEILLLGRTELNEIPPVITRLQKLKTLALDETKVQLTEADVEVIAALPNLEILDLSLMREYKTLPQNLAKLNHLKQLVLQKTLLEKSDVVRLRDELPKVRVKL from the coding sequence ATGAAGTCTTTTGTACACGTAACACTTACTATTTTATTTCTAATGTCCTTTACCCATTGTACGAATAAGGATGTAGTCAATGCAGAGGAATGGTTCGAAAACCACAAAGAAGATCGGGTCCTAAACCTATCCAACAAAGAAGTGGGAATCCTTCCTGCTTCCATTGGAAGTTTAACAAAAGTGGAAGAACTTACCCTCCAATACGACTCTCTAAAAACACTTCCCAAAGAAATAGGAAACCTTAAACAATTAAAGATCCTCAATCTTTTTGGAAACCCTCTCCAAACCCTACCAGATGAAATCGGAAATTTAGAAAACTTAGAAATTTTACTTCTTGGAAGAACGGAACTGAACGAAATTCCACCTGTAATCACAAGGTTACAAAAATTAAAAACACTAGCACTCGATGAAACGAAAGTGCAACTAACAGAAGCTGACGTAGAAGTAATCGCCGCACTCCCCAATTTAGAAATCCTCGATCTAAGCCTTATGCGGGAATACAAAACTCTGCCCCAAAACCTAGCAAAACTAAATCATTTGAAACAATTAGTTTTACAAAAAACCCTTCTCGAAAAATCCGATGTGGTTAGACTAAGGGACGAACTCCCCAAGGTCCGAGTCAAACTCTAA